A window of the Sandaracinaceae bacterium genome harbors these coding sequences:
- a CDS encoding radical SAM protein yields the protein MSSLPIVSSEASTDAPSARGEDHDRTKGLLRLTMACNERCLFCNVPVEDFRPVTPSLAALDEQLQDFIASGAQTLTISGGEPTLLRERLVAAVRKAREGGVPFVELQTNAVLIDDDYAAELASAGVTSAFVSFLSHVPALHDELAGLPGAYDDCLRGMDALVANGITVTLNPVTAYATQGLVADYVSFVAERLPAIRSISLSAVQPHGRARQDVQLLPDYGVLREQVIEAQARAAKHDIRLLNPYCGLPLCVGWDAAADRSVEAIEALEVDEQTPFGVDNHHDKRHGRPCRGCALRTRCGGAWNAYWDVRRGRGLHAPLERIEPWFPEAKAAPGQLVVATQYTPDARVDGDASIPTRWCMVTTLRAGDGARLRALGYTDVGILTTLTSLRDDISLQQELSAIGEDNAARDPQRRLRVALGLRALGPLRETAETIIGAVVACVDTVDILLARTPTLSRFVAGLRAELPPDTVLRVGGRS from the coding sequence GTGAGCTCACTCCCCATCGTCTCCAGCGAGGCCTCGACGGACGCTCCGTCCGCGCGCGGCGAAGACCACGACCGGACCAAGGGGCTGCTGCGCCTGACCATGGCGTGCAACGAGCGCTGCCTCTTCTGCAACGTGCCCGTGGAGGACTTCCGACCGGTCACGCCCAGCCTCGCGGCGCTGGACGAGCAGCTGCAAGACTTCATCGCCTCCGGCGCGCAGACGCTGACGATCTCGGGCGGTGAGCCGACACTGCTGCGTGAGCGCCTCGTCGCGGCCGTACGCAAGGCCCGCGAAGGAGGCGTGCCTTTCGTGGAGCTGCAGACCAACGCGGTGCTCATCGACGACGACTACGCGGCAGAGCTCGCGAGCGCTGGGGTCACCTCTGCGTTCGTCTCCTTCCTGTCTCACGTGCCGGCGTTGCACGACGAGCTGGCGGGACTCCCCGGCGCCTACGACGACTGCCTGCGCGGCATGGACGCGCTCGTCGCGAACGGGATCACGGTCACGCTGAACCCCGTCACCGCGTACGCCACCCAGGGGCTCGTCGCGGACTACGTGAGCTTCGTGGCGGAGCGTCTGCCGGCCATCCGTTCCATCTCGCTCTCCGCCGTGCAGCCACACGGCAGAGCGCGGCAGGACGTCCAACTCCTGCCCGACTACGGCGTGTTGCGCGAGCAGGTCATCGAGGCCCAGGCCCGCGCGGCCAAGCATGACATCCGCCTGCTGAACCCGTACTGCGGACTGCCCCTGTGCGTCGGTTGGGACGCCGCCGCCGACCGCAGCGTCGAGGCGATCGAGGCGCTGGAGGTCGACGAGCAGACCCCCTTTGGCGTCGACAACCACCACGACAAGCGGCACGGCCGACCGTGTCGGGGATGTGCGCTCCGCACGCGTTGCGGCGGTGCCTGGAACGCGTACTGGGACGTGCGCCGAGGTCGGGGCCTGCACGCGCCGCTGGAGCGCATCGAGCCTTGGTTTCCAGAGGCCAAGGCCGCGCCCGGGCAGCTCGTCGTCGCGACGCAGTACACCCCCGATGCGCGCGTCGACGGCGACGCATCCATCCCGACGCGCTGGTGCATGGTCACCACCCTGCGGGCCGGAGACGGCGCGCGGCTGCGAGCTCTCGGGTACACGGACGTCGGCATCCTCACCACGCTCACCTCCTTGCGCGACGACATCTCGCTGCAGCAGGAGCTCTCCGCCATCGGCGAGGACAACGCCGCTCGCGACCCTCAGCGCCGCCTGCGCGTCGCGCTCGGACTGCGCGCGCTCGGCCCCCTTCGCGAAACGGCGGAGACCATCATCGGCGCCGTGGTGGCCTGCGTCGACACAGTGGACATCCTCCTCGCGCGGACGCCCACACTGAGCCGTTTCGTCGCGGGGCTGCGCGCAGAGCTGCCGCCTGACACCGTGCTGCGTGTCGGGGGGCGGTCGTAG
- a CDS encoding Glu/Leu/Phe/Val dehydrogenase encodes MSPTYEFFQVIQGYLDEAAAVVELPDHVRAILAQPKNEIIVHFPVAMDDGTMKVFKGYRIQHNNLLGPYKGGIRYHETVSLDDLKALAAMMTWKSALMNIPFGGGKGGVKFDPRGHSRDEVMRITRRFTHALGNNIGPSYDIPAPDVGTNSQTMVWMMDTYMNTLSFADKNAQRAVVTGKTLTCGGSEGREKATAQGVLHCITEWAREQRFDLEGKTAIIQGYGNVGGHAGVLLAKLGVSVVGVGDHTGYLHSGEGFNVHKLQDHVRRHGSIAGYEHGQPIERAEFFGLEADLFVPAALENQIGAAEAEALRVRLVVEGANGPTHPDGEKILESRNIAVIPDVLANSGGVTVSYFEWVQNRNSEKWDLGTVDAKLERRMKGAYGQVRYYAEQRGVSLRMAAYCLALERLGQAYAERGIFP; translated from the coding sequence ATGTCTCCGACATACGAGTTCTTCCAAGTCATCCAGGGGTACCTCGACGAAGCCGCAGCGGTGGTCGAGCTGCCCGATCACGTACGCGCCATCCTGGCGCAGCCCAAGAACGAGATCATCGTGCACTTCCCCGTCGCGATGGATGACGGGACGATGAAGGTGTTCAAGGGCTACCGTATCCAGCACAACAACCTGCTGGGCCCCTACAAGGGCGGCATCCGCTACCACGAGACGGTCAGCCTCGACGATCTCAAGGCGCTGGCCGCCATGATGACGTGGAAGTCCGCCCTCATGAACATCCCCTTCGGCGGGGGCAAGGGAGGCGTCAAGTTCGACCCGCGAGGTCACAGCCGCGACGAGGTGATGCGCATCACTCGGCGCTTCACGCACGCGCTCGGCAACAACATCGGGCCGTCGTACGACATCCCGGCGCCCGACGTCGGGACCAACTCGCAGACCATGGTGTGGATGATGGACACCTACATGAACACGCTGTCGTTTGCCGACAAGAACGCGCAGCGGGCCGTGGTCACCGGAAAAACGCTCACGTGTGGTGGCTCCGAGGGGCGCGAGAAGGCCACGGCGCAGGGCGTGCTGCACTGCATCACCGAGTGGGCGCGCGAGCAGCGCTTCGACCTCGAGGGCAAGACCGCCATCATCCAGGGGTACGGCAACGTGGGGGGTCACGCGGGGGTGTTGCTCGCGAAGCTCGGGGTCTCCGTCGTCGGTGTGGGCGACCACACGGGCTATCTGCACAGCGGCGAGGGGTTCAACGTCCACAAGCTGCAGGATCACGTGCGACGCCATGGCAGCATCGCGGGCTACGAGCACGGTCAGCCCATCGAGCGCGCCGAGTTCTTCGGGCTGGAGGCGGACCTGTTCGTGCCAGCGGCGCTCGAGAACCAGATCGGCGCAGCCGAGGCCGAGGCGCTGCGCGTGCGGTTGGTCGTCGAGGGCGCAAACGGCCCCACGCACCCGGACGGCGAGAAGATCCTCGAGAGTCGCAACATCGCCGTCATCCCCGACGTGCTCGCCAACTCGGGCGGCGTCACCGTCAGCTACTTCGAGTGGGTGCAGAACCGCAACTCCGAGAAGTGGGACCTGGGTACGGTCGACGCCAAGCTGGAGCGGCGGATGAAGGGGGCGTACGGCCAGGTTCGGTACTACGCCGAGCAGCGCGGCGTGTCGCTGCGCATGGCGGCCTACTGCCTCGCGCTGGAGCGCCTGGGGCAAGCCTACGCGGAGCGCGGCATCTTCCCTTGA
- a CDS encoding nitrous oxide reductase accessory protein NosL: protein MSRPRRRPLTAASAAVRRFTAGCSPPAGIPRLALLALLVPLALFGGALGALGCGDPDARARCAQCGMYADAAPQWTAHATSSGGAALAFDGPKCLFRYAAAHAPDGLRALRVTEYYTQEARPADALLYVRGSDLRSPMGADLVPVEGEAAAAEFARDHGGDVLRYAEITPEVLAALE, encoded by the coding sequence GTGAGCCGTCCGAGACGGCGTCCGCTCACCGCCGCGAGCGCTGCGGTCCGTCGGTTCACCGCAGGTTGCAGCCCACCTGCTGGCATCCCGCGTCTCGCCCTCCTCGCCCTGCTCGTCCCGCTCGCTCTGTTCGGCGGCGCCCTCGGCGCCCTCGGGTGCGGTGACCCTGACGCGCGGGCCCGCTGTGCGCAGTGCGGCATGTACGCCGACGCTGCGCCGCAGTGGACTGCACACGCCACGAGCAGCGGGGGAGCTGCGCTGGCGTTCGATGGGCCCAAGTGTCTCTTTCGGTACGCGGCGGCGCACGCGCCGGACGGTCTGCGCGCCCTGCGCGTGACCGAGTACTACACGCAGGAGGCACGCCCCGCGGACGCGTTGCTCTACGTGCGCGGGAGTGACCTGCGGAGCCCGATGGGGGCCGACCTGGTGCCGGTCGAAGGGGAAGCTGCGGCGGCCGAGTTCGCGCGCGACCACGGAGGGGACGTCCTCCGCTACGCGGAGATCACGCCCGAAGTCTTGGCGGCGCTGGAGTAG